CGTCACCGAGATACATGGCCCCGACGATGCCGCCGTCACGATCGACGACGACCTTGCGGTACAAACTTGCATGCCGGCCGCCAAGGAGTTTGACGTCGTCGGTCGGGCCCTCACGAAAACGTCCCAACTCGGCCAGCGTGACATTGAACAGCTCGACCACGTTCATGCTGAGGCTGCCTGGGTGCGAGACCTTGGCGCCGGCCATGCAGGCGCCGGCAACACGTCCTTGATCAACTGCGGTTGGCCAGATCGCAGGAATAATCCGCTCATCGGACAAAAAGTCCTTCACCTCGGCAACGTCGCCGGCGGCGTAGATGCCGGCGCAGTCGGTGCTGAGGTGCTCGTCGACGAGGATGCCTTTGTTGATGGCGCACGGCCCGTTGGTCACACAGCTCAGGTTCGGCTTGACGCCGGCTGCCACCACTACCATGTCCGCGACCACTGTGCCGCCATCGGACAAGGTAGCTTCCACCTGCCCGTTCTTCTGCGCCACGGACTCGACGCGCGATCCGAGGCGAAGGGTGACGCCGGCATCCTGCACGGCTTTGCCGAAGCGCTTTCCGCCCTCGGCATCGAGAAGCTGCGGCAGCAGCAGCGGCGTCATCTCGACGATGGTCAGTCGGATGTTCAACTTGCGCAGCGCTTCCGCCGCCAGCATGCCGATGAACCCACCGCCGATGACCATGGCCGTGTGCGCCTTCTCGGCGGCGGCCTTCATGCCCTTGGCGTCATCCAGGGTCCAGAGGTAGTGCGGGGTGATCGTATCAAGGCCGCGGATGGGCGGTGCAACGCACGTCGAACCGGTGCCGATCAGGAGCTTCTGGTAGCGAGCCCGGCGCCCGTCGGAGAGCAGGACCTCAGCCGCTCCGGCGTCGATGCCGGTGGCGACGGCGCCGTCCACGAGTTCGACCCCCTGGCGCTCGTAGTCCACCGGTTGGCGGATGAGCAGGTCCTCCAGCGACATCTCACCGGCGACGTAGTAGGGCAGGGCCACGCGCGAATAGGCTGGCCCGCGCTCACGGCTGACGAGGATGATGCGGCCGTGGCGGTCGTATCTGCGGATCGCATCGATCGCGGCCAGCGTGGCGGCGCTGTTACCGATCAGAACGTAGGGCGCTTCCATAGCCGCTGGGGCGGGAGAACACAGGAAAGATTCTAGTGAGCCGGCTGCCCGGACTGCGCCAAGAGCGATTTCTGGATGGTGGCGGCGTAGATTTTCTGCTGTGCCGTCGCTGCCGTTTCGACCTCGGCGTATTCCAGCGCTCGAGGCACGCAGAAGGCGACGCATTGGGGTCCGTCGGCGGTGCCGCGGCACAGGTCGCAATTCTGCGCGACGCCGGTGCGTGGCTGAAAACCCATGACGCCGAACGGACAGGCGAGCAGGCACATCTTGCAGCCGATGCAGCGCTCCTCGTGCACCAGGATCTGGCCGTCAGGTTCCTTGGCGATGGCTACGGTCGGACACACCGTGGCGCACGGGGCGTCGGCGCAGTGCACGCAGGTCATCGGCAGATAGAATTGCTCCTCGTAGAAGTCGTTGACGCGAATGCGTGACAGCGCGGGATTGAAGACGCTTTCGTGTGAAAAGGAACAGGCCAACTCGCACTCGCGGCAGGCGGTGCATTTCTCTTGGTGGACAATGATCTGCTTCACGCGTCTTCCCTCACCCGACGACCTGCCTCACCCAGCCTTCACCTGGTTCAACCGATGGCGGTATCGTGAACCAAAGCACTTTCCGAATCAACGGGGGCATCGCCCACCGCGACGGGATAGCGGCCCGAAAAGCAGCCGTGGCACATGCGCGTCGCCGGGCGGGTTGCCGCCATTACGCCTTCCAGCGAGAGGTAGCGCACACTGTCAACGCCGACGGCTTCGGCAATCTGGGCTTCACTGCGCCCGGCGGCGATGAGCGCGGTCCGGTCAGGAATATCGACGCCGAAAAAACAACCATGGCGCAGCGGTGGCGCCGCGATGCGCGCGTGCACCTCGCGCGCGCCGGCGGCGCGCAAGGTGTGGGCCAAGGCATGGAAGGTGGTGCCACGCACCAGCGAGTCGTCTACCAGCACGACGCGGCGGTCACGGACCTGCGGCGGATAGACGTTGTACTTGACGCGCGCGTTGAAATCGCGCGTCGCCTGCAACGGCTCAATGAACGTGCGACCGACATAGTGGTTCCGAATCAGACCGTGCGCCAGCGGAATTCCGGATTCCTGTGCAAAACCAAGGGCGGCAAAGTTTCCCGAGTCCGGAACCGAAACGACACAGTCCCCTGCGGCCGGCGCTTCGCGTGCCAGTTGGCGCCCGAGCTGGATGCGCATCTCGCCGACGCTACGCCCGAACACCGTGCTGTCGGGGCGCGAAAAGTAGATCCATTCGAACACACACGGCGCCGGGATCGCATGCCCGATGCGCTCGCTACGCCAGCCCCCGTCATCGATGATGATCAGCTCGCCCGGGTCCACCTCACGCTCGAATCGGGCGCCGACGAGATCGAAAGCACAGGATTCCGACGCCACCACCCAGCCGCTGTCGCGCCGGCCGAGGGCCAGCGGACGAAATCCATACGGATCACGGGCGGCATAGAGCGCGCGGCCGTGAACGAGCAGCATCGAATACGCTCCGCGGACCCCGCCGAGCGTCGCCGCAACCCGCGCAATCCAATCGGCTCCCGAAGGAATGGCCGCCAGTGCCTGTCCCAGGGCACGGGTATCAGATGTTCCGGCGGGTAATCCAGGTGCCAACTCGGCGACGTTGAGTAGAGTGCCATTGTGACACAAGGCGAGCGTTGCGGGTCCTTCGCCAAAGAGAATTGGCTGGGCGTTCGGTAGCGTCGAGCTGCCGCTGGTCGAATAGCGGTTGTGGCCGATGGCAATGTTGCCCGGCAAGCCATCGAGGACGGTGTGATCGTAGACCTGGTCAACCCATCCCATGCCGACATGCCGCTTCCAGCTGTTGCCGTTGCCGACGACCATGCCCGAAGATTCCTGGCCGCGGTGCTGCAGCGCGTACAGGCCGAGATAGGTCAGCCGGGCCGCGTCGGCGGCGCCGAAGACGCCGAAAACGCCGCACTCCTCGCGCAGGGGCTTCTCACGCATGTCGACAGCAGATGCCGCGTCGCCCATCAGCTCCGCGTACCTTCCCGCCTTACGAAGCGGCCTGACGTGTCTGGGCGTGGGTTGGGCTGTTCGGCACGGTACGCAGGCCGCAGAACTCTTCATAATCGATCAATGTGGTCACGGTTGGATGCGGACCGCAGACCGGGCAGTTCGGATCCTTGCGCAGCTTATGGATGCGCAGTTCCATGTTGAGCGTGTCGAAG
The DNA window shown above is from Candidatus Binatia bacterium and carries:
- a CDS encoding FAD-dependent oxidoreductase — encoded protein: MEAPYVLIGNSAATLAAIDAIRRYDRHGRIILVSRERGPAYSRVALPYYVAGEMSLEDLLIRQPVDYERQGVELVDGAVATGIDAGAAEVLLSDGRRARYQKLLIGTGSTCVAPPIRGLDTITPHYLWTLDDAKGMKAAAEKAHTAMVIGGGFIGMLAAEALRKLNIRLTIVEMTPLLLPQLLDAEGGKRFGKAVQDAGVTLRLGSRVESVAQKNGQVEATLSDGGTVVADMVVVAAGVKPNLSCVTNGPCAINKGILVDEHLSTDCAGIYAAGDVAEVKDFLSDERIIPAIWPTAVDQGRVAGACMAGAKVSHPGSLSMNVVELFNVTLAELGRFREGPTDDVKLLGGRHASLYRKVVVDRDGGIVGAMYLGD
- a CDS encoding 4Fe-4S dicluster domain-containing protein, which codes for MKQIIVHQEKCTACRECELACSFSHESVFNPALSRIRVNDFYEEQFYLPMTCVHCADAPCATVCPTVAIAKEPDGQILVHEERCIGCKMCLLACPFGVMGFQPRTGVAQNCDLCRGTADGPQCVAFCVPRALEYAEVETAATAQQKIYAATIQKSLLAQSGQPAH
- the purF gene encoding amidophosphoribosyltransferase, giving the protein MGDAASAVDMREKPLREECGVFGVFGAADAARLTYLGLYALQHRGQESSGMVVGNGNSWKRHVGMGWVDQVYDHTVLDGLPGNIAIGHNRYSTSGSSTLPNAQPILFGEGPATLALCHNGTLLNVAELAPGLPAGTSDTRALGQALAAIPSGADWIARVAATLGGVRGAYSMLLVHGRALYAARDPYGFRPLALGRRDSGWVVASESCAFDLVGARFEREVDPGELIIIDDGGWRSERIGHAIPAPCVFEWIYFSRPDSTVFGRSVGEMRIQLGRQLAREAPAAGDCVVSVPDSGNFAALGFAQESGIPLAHGLIRNHYVGRTFIEPLQATRDFNARVKYNVYPPQVRDRRVVLVDDSLVRGTTFHALAHTLRAAGAREVHARIAAPPLRHGCFFGVDIPDRTALIAAGRSEAQIAEAVGVDSVRYLSLEGVMAATRPATRMCHGCFSGRYPVAVGDAPVDSESALVHDTAIG